Proteins found in one Fimbriimonadaceae bacterium genomic segment:
- a CDS encoding redoxin domain-containing protein — protein sequence MDVRLMRWGLVGAGAAVVAWGLATSAFKGSVTAGPVVSNSVNMALEPRHPVTEAMRRSAEAVPGLVAPEIELPDTSGKTVRLSELVAKGPVLVVTIKDGCPCSIEAQPFFNQLTKDFAGKFSILGVTDATRIKAEKYKMDFDARFPIVIEPGRKTFDAYHALNSVYSTLIGRDGVVIKQYPGYSKRILEDMNTEIAKATGAAPATLDLADAPERDSSGCPFFEGTPKT from the coding sequence ATGGACGTTCGCCTGATGCGGTGGGGCTTAGTCGGAGCGGGGGCCGCGGTCGTGGCCTGGGGCTTGGCGACGTCGGCGTTCAAAGGGTCTGTCACCGCCGGGCCGGTCGTGTCCAACTCGGTCAACATGGCCCTCGAACCACGCCACCCGGTGACGGAGGCGATGCGACGGTCGGCCGAAGCGGTGCCCGGCCTCGTGGCCCCCGAGATCGAGTTGCCCGACACGTCGGGGAAGACGGTCCGGCTGTCCGAGCTGGTCGCCAAGGGGCCTGTTCTTGTCGTGACGATCAAAGACGGGTGCCCGTGCAGCATCGAAGCCCAGCCGTTCTTCAACCAATTGACCAAAGACTTTGCCGGAAAGTTCTCGATCTTGGGCGTGACCGACGCGACTCGAATCAAGGCGGAGAAATACAAGATGGACTTTGACGCCCGGTTCCCCATCGTCATCGAGCCAGGCCGCAAGACATTTGACGCCTACCACGCGCTCAATTCGGTGTATTCGACGCTTATTGGTCGCGACGGGGTCGTGATCAAGCAATATCCTGGATATTCGAAGCGGATCCTGGAAGACATGAACACTGAAATTGCGAAGGCGACCGGTGCGGCCCCCGCGACCCTCGACCTTGCCGACGCGCCGGAGCGGGACAGTTCAGGTTGCCCGTTCTTTGAGGGGACGCCAAAGACGTGA
- the lipA gene encoding lipoyl synthase: MAQRLPEWLTIRLPRPDTIKEVEQMMRSKNLHTVCESARCPNLPECWSKKTATFMILGNTCTRSCGFCAIKVGRGETVDIFEPLHVAETAKTMGMKHVVVTSVARDDLPDQGAGQFALTIDALHRENPDMIVEVLTPDFRGDEECVRTVCQAHPEIYNHNIETVERLHTIVRPQAKYARTMRLLQMVKEIDPTIYTKSGLMLGLGETKDEVVKTLHDLYDHGVDAVTIGQYLRPTMKHLPVVEYIHPDVFKEYEDIGEKIGFAFVASGPFVRSSYNAIAFSEKVMRERLDRLDAQMKRRTTLPQAVSPS, encoded by the coding sequence ATGGCGCAGCGCCTCCCCGAGTGGCTGACGATCCGGCTTCCTCGCCCGGACACGATCAAGGAGGTCGAGCAGATGATGCGGTCGAAAAACCTGCACACTGTCTGTGAAAGCGCGCGCTGCCCTAACCTTCCCGAGTGCTGGTCCAAGAAGACCGCCACCTTCATGATCCTGGGCAACACCTGCACGAGGAGTTGCGGCTTTTGTGCCATTAAAGTCGGCCGGGGCGAGACCGTCGACATCTTCGAGCCCCTCCATGTCGCCGAGACCGCCAAGACGATGGGCATGAAGCACGTCGTGGTCACCAGTGTGGCCCGAGACGACCTGCCTGACCAAGGGGCCGGCCAGTTCGCCCTGACGATCGACGCCCTGCACCGCGAAAACCCCGACATGATCGTCGAGGTCCTCACTCCCGACTTCCGTGGTGACGAAGAATGTGTGCGCACGGTCTGCCAGGCCCACCCCGAAATCTACAACCACAACATCGAGACCGTCGAACGGCTCCACACCATCGTCCGTCCCCAGGCCAAATACGCCCGCACGATGCGCCTTCTCCAAATGGTCAAGGAGATCGACCCGACGATCTACACCAAGTCGGGCCTCATGCTGGGCTTGGGGGAGACCAAGGACGAGGTCGTCAAGACTCTTCACGACCTCTACGACCACGGCGTCGACGCGGTGACGATCGGACAGTACTTGCGACCCACGATGAAGCACCTTCCGGTCGTCGAGTACATCCATCCCGACGTCTTCAAAGAGTACGAAGACATCGGCGAGAAGATCGGCTTCGCCTTCGTGGCCAGCGGTCCCTTTGTCCGGTCAAGCTACAACGCGATCGCCTTCAGCGAAAAAGTCATGCGCGAGCGGCTGGACCGCCTTGATGCGCAAATGAAACGACGCACGACCCTGCCCCAGGCCGTCTCTCCATCGTAA
- a CDS encoding MFS transporter: MRRLPAEWPYLGAVFFDMLGFGMLIPDFQLRAEALGAPGIQIGAILALMFVVQLLTSPLWGHASDRVGRKQIFLVCTGLSVVSMVIYGAATTVAWITVSRFVAGLGGANMAVAQATVSDLTGTEERTPALGRLGAAMSTGLVLGPALGGLVTASFGSATLGYLAAAFSATGLLLVAVAVRPSSARVSPGEPKENRSGLLREHPGVASLVALAGVAWFALSCLEGTFGRLIKHNLGYGSREFGIVFSYESAVALAVQALALRWLVARFRERTLLWSSFLLQGVGLSLTPLAPHLGGLLVLSSLYASGTGVANPTISGMASKAVPSERQGELFGIMQSARSVGFVGGPVLGGWLFDMHPAWPYWMAGAVCAAAALATAFGPWAAPKPSQAG; the protein is encoded by the coding sequence GTGAGGCGGCTACCGGCCGAATGGCCGTACCTTGGGGCGGTCTTCTTCGACATGCTGGGCTTCGGGATGTTGATCCCGGACTTCCAGCTGCGCGCCGAGGCGCTGGGAGCGCCAGGGATCCAGATCGGGGCGATTCTGGCCCTTATGTTCGTCGTCCAGCTCCTGACCTCGCCACTTTGGGGCCACGCCAGCGACCGGGTCGGTCGGAAACAGATCTTTCTCGTCTGCACCGGGCTCTCCGTCGTGAGCATGGTGATCTACGGGGCGGCGACCACGGTGGCATGGATCACGGTCAGCCGGTTTGTCGCCGGGCTCGGGGGCGCCAACATGGCGGTCGCCCAAGCCACGGTCTCCGACCTGACCGGCACCGAGGAGCGCACGCCCGCGCTGGGCCGCCTGGGCGCGGCGATGTCGACGGGTCTCGTGCTTGGCCCCGCCCTAGGCGGCCTGGTCACCGCGTCGTTCGGCTCGGCGACACTCGGCTACTTAGCGGCAGCCTTCTCCGCCACCGGTCTCCTGCTGGTCGCGGTGGCCGTCCGACCGTCCTCGGCCCGTGTCTCCCCTGGTGAGCCGAAGGAGAATCGGTCCGGACTGCTGCGCGAGCATCCGGGCGTCGCGTCTCTGGTCGCGCTGGCCGGGGTGGCGTGGTTCGCGTTGTCCTGTCTGGAAGGCACCTTCGGACGGCTGATCAAACACAACTTGGGCTATGGGTCGAGGGAGTTCGGCATCGTCTTTTCCTATGAGTCGGCGGTGGCGCTCGCTGTCCAGGCCCTGGCGCTCAGGTGGCTGGTCGCGCGGTTCCGTGAGCGGACGCTGCTTTGGTCGTCGTTCCTCCTTCAGGGCGTGGGGCTCAGCCTGACCCCGCTGGCCCCCCATTTGGGCGGACTGCTCGTCCTCAGCTCGCTCTATGCCTCAGGGACCGGAGTGGCCAACCCGACGATCAGCGGCATGGCGAGCAAGGCGGTGCCGTCGGAACGGCAAGGCGAGCTGTTCGGCATCATGCAAAGCGCCCGTAGTGTCGGCTTCGTCGGAGGGCCGGTCTTGGGGGGATGGCTGTTCGACATGCACCCCGCCTGGCCGTACTGGATGGCAGGAGCCGTCTGCGCGGCCGCCGCCCTCGCCACGGCCTTCGGGCCATGGGCCGCGCCCAAGCCTAGCCAGGCTGGTTAG